The genomic region ACAAGAGCTTAAAAGCCAAGAGCCTGTAGACTGATGGCTATTAAAGTTATCCTGGCATCCATGACCAATACTTCCTGTTCTTCCACTGGTGTTTGGTGTCTGTTTGgctgctgccctccaccccagagctggctgtcATGGCAGACTTGCATATGTTGGCAGCTAAAATAGGAATGTATTTGGAGTGACAAGGGGCTACAGTAATGTCATTAGAACATTTGTGTTTTAGGAGATGGGAGGGGTTTAATGGCATTATACGATGATGCATTTTTGTTCTTCTTGTTCCTAGGAGCTGCATTTCAAAAACCGCTACTGGCATGATAGCTGCTTCCGTTGCTTTAAGTGCTACACGTCTCTGGTTAACGAGCCCTTCATGCTAAAGGAGAACAATAAAGTTTGGTGCAGCAACTGTGGTGCTGCTGAGGGTGCAAACAAATGCAAAGGTTGCTTCAAAGCTATTATTGCAGGTACTGCTGCTGGTTACCTAGCTCGGTGTGTGGGGTCCAAATCTAGGGTGAGATGGCCTGATTGTTATAGTCAGCCCTGATATTCGGGGCTCTCTCTTACCCAGGCATCTGTTACCCTCACCTGCCATCCCCATTTTTCATACTTGTTAGCTGGTCACTGTATCTGACTCACTGACTTGTGGGGGAAGGGTCCCATCCACTAAAAACAACCAAGCCCTGGAAGGCAGCAGGTAATGGGCATGCACCAGCCTGGCTTACTCAGGAAGAAGAGGGACCTGAGAACACAGAGAACTGGGCCTAACTCCACTGTCAGGAGTTATGCAAGGGCCTGGGTGACTGACACTTGCTTAGCTGGTTCTATCTTTACATTTTTCCTGTGATTTGCCTTTATCTCCACCTCCTTGCACTTACATTTTACACCAGCACTTGGTTTTTAATCCTGGTCTCTTAAAAACAACAGAGAGCAGAGCCAGGATTTTGAAAAGTGCTCAGCTTCCATCTAGGCAGCAgaaccacattttcaaaagagctcagcctGGTCCATGCTGAACCTTCCTGGCCATAAATGTTCCAGTGGGCATGGCTGGGTACTTTGGAAAACCAGGGGATTCAGTGGAGCCCAAGCACTACTGGCCTTGTACGGGCCTCAGCTTTATTTTAATAAGGTTGGCATTTTGCAGCTGTGCTCCAACAGGACGTGGCCAGGACAAACTCACCAGGGCTCTTACAGGGGATTGTtaggacataagaatggtcatacttagtcagaccaaagatccagctagcccaggatcctgacttctggcagtggccaatgccaggggccccagaggaaatgaacagaacagggaatcatcaagtgatccctcccctgctgcccattcccagtttctgacagacagaggctgggggtcaccattcctacccatcctggctaatagccatttggACACATCCACCATGATTTTTGTAGTTCTTTTccaaaccctgttatagtcttggccttcacatccTCTGGTGTAGAATGCCTCAGGTTGAcggtgttgtgtgaagaaatacttccttttgtttcaaacctgctgcctgttaattgaATTTGGTGATCCCTAAACCGTAGTGATGAATAACACTTCagtatttattttttccacaccctcatgattttagagacctctatcatattgccccttaagtcatctcttttctaggctgaaaagtTAATTTTAGTAATCTCacctcatacagaagctgttccatacccctaatttttgttgccattttctgaaccttttttaattcctatgtatcttttttgagattggGTGTCCACgtttgcatgcagtattcaagatgtgggtatactatggatttatatagcagcaaTATGACATTTTCTTATTATCCATCCCTGCCAGTGATTTCCAACCTTCAGTTATCTGCATGAGTGTTTATGCAGCCATGGCCCTGGAAGCATTTATAGCGACCTACATGGGCTGAACAAATTCCTGTACCCGTAACCTGTTGCTTTCTGTTGCAGGTGACCAAAATGTTGAATACAAGAAGTCACATTGGCATAAGGAATGTTTCACATGCAGTCAGTGCAAGCAAGTGATAGGAACTGGCAGCTTCTTCCCCAAAGGAGACGAGATCTTCTGTGTCTCTTGCCATGAAGATAAGTTTGCCAAGCTGTGTTTTAAGTGCAAGAAAGTAAGTCACTGGGCAGTTGTTGGATTGGGAAGTTCTTGGATTTCCCCTTGCCTATAGGAGCATTGAGTTGAGCAGAGGAGCAGGAGAACAAGCTGGACTTACCCGAACCATTTCTTTTTAAGGGAGAACATCACGCACTTGAGCCAAGATTTCACTGCAGTTGTCCTAGCAGTAGCATGACactcaggctgtctctagactggccagtttttccggaaaatcagccgcttttctggaaaaacttgccagctgtctacactggccacttgaatttctgcaaaagcactgacttcctactgtaagaaatcagtgcttcttgcggaaatactactctgctccctttcaggcaaaagtccgggtcagtgtagacagctcagatttgttttctgcaaaaaagccccaatcgcgaaaatggcgatcggggcttttgcagaaaagcgtccatgccaatctagatgctctgttctgaaaatgcttttaacggaaaacttttccgttaaaagcatttccagaaaatcatgccaatctagactcagcCTCAATGTTTTTCCAGATGCCAGTATTTAAACAAAGAGATTCAGACTTAGTATCTTGACTCCTTTATCTAAAGGAAAGCTTCCCTAAGTAACACACACAGCAAAGCAAACACCACCCTCACTTCCACTGCTGGAAAGTTGACAGATGTTGTTTGCATTTATATTGTGAACAACCAAGGCTGTAAAATATTTGTAACACTTAACAGCTGAGACATTTTCCTAGGAGCTCCTGGCCAATCAGAGTTCAGCACAGAGAAACTCAACCAGCTTTGTGCTGTGTCTTTCACTCAAAATCTCTCATAAGGGAAAATCCTCTAGATCACTGTGTGAGGACAGGGGAGCCCGACTCCACAAGCACCCTAACCACAGCAAGCTCCTTTTGCCCCGGCAGTTCTGAGCCCTAACCTGCAGTGATTTGCTCTGGTGGTCACAGCATAATGCTTCTCATAATGTTCGTCTCTATCCTAGGCCATAACTTCTGGAGGACTCACTTACCAGGAGCAGCCTTGGCATTCTGAGTGCTTCATCTGTACTGGCTGCTCAAAGCAGATTGGTGGGAAGCGCTTCACAGCTGTGGAGGATCAGTTCTACTGCGTTGATTGCTACAAGTCCTTTGTTGCCAAGAAGTGTGTTGGCTGCAAGAGCCCCATTACAGGTTGGTTGGTCAAGTAGTACAGACTGAGACTCAGCAAAGGCAGTGTTGTTTTATCCAGCCCTTGTTCCCTCTTAAGGATTTGTCCATGCTCTCTCTCACTTCTTTGCCCTGACACCTTCCTCCCTCAGGCAGTCACTTGAAGAATAGGCTTAAAACAGCAAGCAGCAAGTAGACTTCATTGTGGCTAAAAGTGATGTAACAAATTACAGTAAGAAAACAGGAGGCAGATAGGTGGATGCAGTTTGGTTCCTTGGTGATGTTCTGTTGCACACAGTGTAACCCATTTTAAGTAGCAGCTAGTAACCCAGACCTGCAGAATAGAGCGCGAGCTTGCTTCCTTGTGAATAATCTGATACAGGAGTGAAGTGGACAGCAGCTGGTGTTTTCCTTAACTCCAAAAACTCCTATAGAAACATTGTATAGAAGTGATTCAAAAACCCAAATGgagaataaaatacaggactatgtagcactttcaagactaacaagatggtttattaaacaagatggtttgatctgaggaagtgggtctggcccacgaaagctcataatctaataaaccatcttgttagtctttaaagtgctacatagtcctgtattttgtttcagctacaccagactaacacggctacatttctaccaaatTGAGAATGGTTTTTGGACCTATCCAAGCATTCTTATGGGACATATGATTTGCTAGTGCATATATCTAAAAAACCCAATCTATTTTCCTAAAGCCACCAATTTATCCTCCAAATCCCACATCAACTCCTCTCCCATGCAGCACATGCAAAACTGCAGTCTGATGCTGGGAACGCAGTGGGCAGGCTGTTAGGTTCTCtcatctccctcactgcacctGCTTGTCTGCCTGATCCACCTGTTGTCTGGTCAGTTGCAAACTCTATGGGGTCAGGTACTGTTTTGAATACATTGTAAATCTCCTAGCACAACAGGGCTCATGCTGGTGGAGGCCTTCAGATTTGGGCATAAACAGGAGAGGCACCAGAGTATTAATGTGTCAATTAAGTGGCAATTCTATTGTATGCGGTTCTGAACTCCCAGCAGCCACAATTAGCAGGGTAATCATGGTACGTGAGTTTGGTAAGGTGGATTAAATATTAAGTCAGCTGAGGGTATCACAAGTGAGGCCCCCTAATTGCTGACATTTAAATCAAGCATTTGGCATGTATGCACAtgtattaaaaaatattttacagagGGATTGGAAAGAGCAACTAGGAGTCCAGGCCCCCTGGGGAGCTGcaagcagggccagcattagccttgctggggcccaggacagAAAGCCAAAGCCTGTCTCAATGGGGCCGAAGCCTTACCTTTGCAGGGGTCCCTGTGGCATGGGGCCCCAGGCAGgtgccctgcttgctaccccttAATACTGACTTgggcttttatatatataaaacctgCCATGTGGTACAGATAGGCAGTGGAGTTTTTATTATCACGTTGGGGGCTAGAGGGCTCTCAGTAAACAGGTTGAGAAGACCTGATTTAGAGGGCATGTCACAGcaggaaaaggatttttttcattgCAGGATTGACAAAACCGGAGCCAGGTGATcagtgctggaggaggggcagcagccagtcagGATCTGATTCTGATTTTTGCCTCGAGTCCAACCAGGCTCTAACATGGGCTGGGAAACTCCTTTTTTTGGGGGTAGAGGATTTTTGATGTGTTTGTAACTTTGAAACAAGCCAGGGTTAAAAGTGGAAGTTGTCAGGACAACGTGGGGAGTGAGGTGCAGATGAAACTTAAAGGGGGCTGAATGCACCGAAAGAGCCACATTCCAACTGCTGGGGTCTTCACCAGTCCTTTACCAGCAGAGTTTGAAATGGTTTGCTGAGGTAGACAAGATAGAACAGAGCATCTGGGACCCAGTCTAGCCCCTGCTATGAAGTCTGGTGGATTTCTTTCTGGCACAGCAGCACTGTTCTTTCCAGGAAATCAACCAACCACCTCTATTCTTTCTACAAGTCAATAGAATTTAGCAAAGGATGAGTTAATCAGATTGCTTTCAATAGAATAGAAATTACTGTCGGTCATAACTCTGTATCTTTCCAAACAGGGTTTGGAAGAGGATCCACCGTAGTCAGCCACGAAGGCCAATCCTGGCATGACTATTGTTTCAAGTGTACCAAATGCTCCCGTCCTTTGGCTAACAGGCGCTTTGTCTATCATAATGAGCAAATTTACTGTGCTGACTGTCCCCATAGACTGTAAGGAGCAGCTTCAGCCTTTGCTGTAAAATGGATCAGAGCCTTGCTCTTATAACTGAGCTGCTGCTTCAGGGCCTGCTAAAGGAGCAGGAGCATGCATATTAAACCCTGCCtttttccattttacagaagggggcAGCCCTCCAGCCCCACCATATTTCAGCTTGTTTGATTTTAGACGTTAAGGTTCTGCAGTAACAATTTACTCAGTAGTAAAACTAATGTTGCTTTCAGGACAACCATTAAGATAAAAGCTTGAGATGCCAGAACGTTAGGTATAGCTATAAATATCTAACCATTGCCTCTTCTGCATTATTAGCACAGAGTAAAACAAAAGCTGATTTTGTAACTTATGGTGAAGTTTGACacttaatgaaatagtttttgacAAGGAACATACAAATCTTTGCACTCActgaaaccaaaaaaaaacccagcagtgagGAGATGCAATGATCACACCCAGGATCATAGATATGGTGCTTCATAATTATGCATTCACGAGTACTTTATACACAGACATGCAGTTAGTAGCTGCACATTAATTGCCTTTGCTTATACTAAACTATAAAGCAACTTACAACAAGTATATGGTATGGCTTTTGTTTATCATGTATAGTTCATGTTTTACTACTATAGCTTAGCAAGGGAGAACGGTAAAACAGATTGATGGCAATTTTAACTTAAGGTTTACTACTCCTGATTTTAAATTGGCTTGTCAGCGGGTTTTGCTTACCAGCTTTTTTACTTTAATTATGCTGTACCTACCTGGTTTACTGACTATCTTCAAGAAGTTATTCTTTCAAACATATAATGAATGtatatgcattttaaaaacattgtagGAGACCTCTACCATGTCAACAAGTTATTTTAAGATCATATAATAAAAATTAGATTAATGCTTGTTTGGATTCATGAAGTCTGGATGTTTGTGTTTCTTCACTGGTTTTCATGGGAAACAAGAATTCAAGGAGTGGCTCCCCAAGTCACTCAGATCCCCCCATTATACTGTAAAAATAGTCAACTCACATAAATGTCATTGAGGCacaaaataaacttgttttgggGACATGCTCCATCCTCCATTGCAATCAACACTGAGCGCTAACACCCTCATGTTTAAATGTTTAGTTACTGTAAAATTAACCTCAAAGTGGTGTCTGCCCATCTGAAATCCCTCTTCCAAatgtaaactattttaaaaatggtgcaGCTTGAGCAACATTAAGCCATCTTACCTCCTTGAATTTTCATTGTGATTCAGGGCAGGCACAGTGCATAGCAGGAGTTATAAAACACATACAATGTTTTGATGAGGGCCACAGTGGGAAGCTGAGCAGTGCCTTGAACACACAGGGATAGGGTGACTAGATTCCAAAATACTCCTTTGTTATTCTCTGACTATGCTCTGCCTCAGGACCTTATTCAAAGTTCAAACCATTGCCCTTTATTGGGCAACGAATCAGTGTTAGCAGAGGCAAGGTAATAAACCCAGCCTTCCTCAATGGAATCTCAGGGCACCAAGGCTATATAGCATataagcaatttttttaaaaactggtttcTGTTGCAAGTGGAGCTGCATTTTTAAAGAACACATTAAGTGGACTGCTCTCTCTTTTTGGAATTCTGAGAAAAAACTGGACAGTTGTAGGAGCACACAGTTTCTTCATACACTCGCAAAACATTTGGACGTTAGAGTAAGCCATTTTACAGCACATTTTGATCTTTGAACAAAATAAGAAACGTGTGGCCCTGACGTACTCAATTTCTTGACCCTTTTTCCAATATCATAGCCGTGATAAGGCTCACTGAACATCTTTTATCATAACTCCGATCTTACCACATTTAGAGGCCAGAATTTAACAGCCTAATAAAGAAGTTACGTTGTACTATAAACTGACTAATCTTTAATAAACATGGATTTTTGTGATAGGATTTATCCTTGGGCAAAGGAAAGTGTCAAGTTTAATAGTACCAAAGTACCAACATATCCTTTCCAAAGCTTGTGGTCTGGCATTTCATTAAAGGAAGTAATTTCCTCTGGGTAATTAAGCTTATGTTAACTTGTAAGAGGCCATTATTCATCCAGGTAATGATAAATGGACTTCAGATAATCAGACTAGTAACAGTTTAGGGCAAAGGGGTTGCTGACAATTACCTACCTATGAAATTTCTAGTCTATCATTGTTGGTGGTTTCTATTTAAATTTGCAGAAACACTTAATGGCAGGACTATCATCTTGTATGTGTTAATTCTACATTGCAATAGCATTAATGGCTGGAGCTATTTTAAGTCACAAGAACCCTGAAATCAAGGAAAAAAATACTCAGTTCCAACTTTTCCCTATTGATTTATGTAAAACACACATTTGAGTGCGTTAACAGGAAacacatgaaaataaaattagCATTAGGGGATTACATCTTCCAACCATCCTTAAGAATTTCTATAGACTATTGAAGAAACAACAATACTAACTAGACCTAAGTCACTTTGGCAAGTTCTTTGCCTCTCTCTTATGGCAGTGATCCCCAAACTTTACTTCATACTACCCTCACTTCTatttgcccccttcctccccaagctatggctgggagtgaggggacaCACACAGGGGTAAGGAGACAGAGACTAGGGCCACAgctcggggtgggagggggaacccTGCCACACCATCTCCCTCACATACAGTTTGGGGACCCCTGCCTTATGGAGTAGATGACAACTATAACTAATTTACTAAAAAGGTATCAGGATTAGAAGCCTATTTAGATCAGAGTACACAATAAATTGAAGCCCGTGGCTctaatgaaataataataaaaaaaaaggaaccaTTGAGTGCATATAATTTCACAGCAGGCCTACCAATGGGAGTGGAGGAGCGGGGAACTGAGCCAGTGCTTAAGTGATTGAAAGAGGTCTGGGGCTCAAGACAGCAGTGCTTGGTCCTTTAAATCTCTGCCGCAGTCCTGTGGGGCACACTGCAGAGCCCCATTGCTGCAACTGGGGTGAGTGGGGTAGCACAGTCCAGGCCGCTCTGAGGGTATGctgccctggtcctgccccttttgcctaaggctctgccccttccaggagtgcagagctgccccaccttgcccaggggccccggCAAGTCTGTCTGCTTCCTGTGTCTCAGCACCTAAATTCACTGGAAACTGCCATTTGGAAGAGCAAGATGTATTGTCCAGTAATGCTTATATATCACCTTGTCCAACAGGAGCCACTAAGACTACCACAATTCAAATAAGAGTCTATCcaatcacattttattttaaaagcagcaATTAGTTTATGGAGTCTATTGCATATTAAAGTGATTGTTTTGGTCAACATTTTACTGCATTTCCAAGCAAAGCAGTGGAGGAAAAGCTTTGAGAGCCCTAGTAAAGTAATGTTCAATATTGCAAAAACCCAGTGCATTGTTCAACTGCAAAGTTTATTTAACTGTGCACATATATTTACATACAGCTGTAACAGAGCATTCAACAAATTACAtctgcacagaaaaaaatatcAGCATCTTGTTTGTTAGAATGATTGTCTCTGCCAGAAACAGCTATtatacaaaaatacatttttctctctTACCTAAGGCACTGCTCTAAGTCTAAAACAGTTCTACTATACCTGGAATAGCAAGGGGTtgagaaaaaaggaaggaggagaGTTTCTTGTTTTAACTATGGTGTCAGAAAAGGAATATGTTTAGTTCCAGCAAAAACATTTGCAATTAAATATTGAAAATGCAGCTGCATTCAGATTATTGTTACTGAAGTGTCAGCTAAGAGATTTAATCAGGGTTTGAGAAAACAATTCTTTAAAGAAACCACTTATACAGTAAACTCTCTTACAGATGGGCATAAGAACAGGACTGCACTTACACTTTTTGTAGCAGCCATTTGCAAAAGATACTCCGTTCATCTCTTCATGCTGTAAAAAGCAAGTAACTATAGATTAAATTACTTTATGCAGCCTTCAGGCAAGGGAACATATATGCTATCTGCAGTCATTGTTATGAAGCTAGCACAGGAACTTGTAGAATAATTAACATGAACAAAGACCATGACTGAAATGGCCTAATACTGTTATGTACACAACAACATAATACTTACATGAGTGTAGATAAACTTAAATATGTCATTccaatgaaaacattttaaaaagcatgacAAATGTTAAACTGCACTATAACAAACATGTTTAGGTACTCAACATTTTCGCAGTATATTAGTGCATACATACTCACATATTGTAAAATTTTGGGACGCTCCAGTaacattaaaatgtattaatgATTGTACAATACTGTATTTTGACTACCTATATTTTCGTATTAGAAATAATCCAAAACTGTTTCTTAACCCAGTGTTGGATCAAAGACATAAGTGAGCAATTTAGCTTTTCTTAAATATCCTATTAGTATCATCAACTGTACAAAGATATCATAGGAAAATAACACAAATGGGATATGGTTTTAATATGCACAGAATgcataacattattttaaatttgccAACTGCCACTTCATAAATATGCAAAAATATTTGCCAGTGGTCAGCTGGTACATTTCCAATTGCACACAGGGACGGTACATCGCACTAACATGAAAATATGAGGACCTGGAGACAGGTTAGTGGAGATTTTGTAAAAAGAGAAAGTAATATTTCACAAGCAAAGCTTGTCCAATAGTCTGCTAAACAAATGGAAAAGGAACAGCAGCAAGGAAGTCTTCCTGAAAGTTTCCAAGGTGCAAATTTAGACGTTTATTGTCCCTTCCCTGCTGGTCTTTTTTGCAAGCTTGAAGACAGGTAAAGGTTAACAAGCAGCTTCTCAAAACAAGGCTTTCGGTACTTGATAAAACACTGGATTACTGAAGTGCAATCAGGTTATTTCCAGGACTCTAGTGTTCACAGTTCTGTCCAAAGAACAAAGAAGAAGCAGTTAATGTTCTCatgcagttagggttgccagatggtttcaacaaaaatactgaacacacttgacattacatcttatgtagaaaatactggacatttatattttcctcaaattttcccccaaacagaaagctcaaatactggactgtccagttcaaaaccggacacctggcaaccctacttgcggTGCTGTATGAGCAGTATACAAGATGCCACGTACATCTGCAGTCTGTGTCAGGGGCCACATTTAACCTAGCTAGCAGCAGACTTGTAGCTTATCTATTTCACTAACTGGCAGATCAACAGTTTCTGTTTCAGGATAACAGCTGGTTAGTGTACATACTTGCACTTACCCAATCAAATATAATAAACTCAGTAAATTTTTTCCTGATATCAGTTTGTAAAATTATGTATATATCTGCTAAATCCTACTACCTTGAAATCATATCTAGCTGGATGAGGCCCAAAAAGCAGCCCAGCAACTATGATTTCTCTAATTAAATATACTCATCTTTTGTTTAATATCACTAGTTATTAACTGCAATTTGGAAGGACCATAGCAAGCGCAAGCCCAAGCCCTTTTACTCCATTTCACAGCCCAGTCACAATCTTTGACTCTCACCTAAGTGTTTAACAAGGGTGCACCCTGCAAAGGCATAATAAGTAACAAGTACAtataacacacacaaacatgGACATCTCTCCTGTGGGAACAAGACAGAGTAGACAGCTGTCAGGAGTTTGGGAAAGTTAAAGGCAGATACACATGCTATGGCTGAAGAGATGACATGGGAAATGTAACCATCCCATTTCCACTGCACAACTTTTCCATTTAGGATTGTTCACAAGAGTCCTTGGCAGGTGGGTGGAAATCTCTTGTTTTCAAACTGGTGTGCTGGAGACCCTAACTTCtaatgtgcgtgtgtgtgtggggggaggggggaagcttatGTCCTATACCAGCTAGTTTCACTCTAGTCTCTGACCAACCACCATAATGATTAGTCACTGGCATGGATAACTACAAATGATCTGTGATAACACACATTACTTCTATTAGGCTGGTaattctttcctctccctcccccccgactcCCTTCACACTCAGGCCTGATGTCTGTAGACTCTCATCTGTTTTTTGTGAACCTCGTTGCACAATTCCAATTTTGTTTCCATAATCTCAGGAGCTCTGTTTAGGATGAAACACTGGTTTTGATCTATTGTTCTCAACATTATGATCTCTAACAGCTGTTAAAAATTAACGCATTCTGTACTGAGTTTAccaggaagaaatcacagttCCTTATGAGCAAAGCACAACACTTCTCCCC from Pelodiscus sinensis isolate JC-2024 chromosome 13, ASM4963464v1, whole genome shotgun sequence harbors:
- the FHL1 gene encoding four and a half LIM domains protein 1 isoform X2, which translates into the protein MSERFDCHYCRDALHGKKYVQKEGRHCCVKCFEKFCANTCIECKKPIGADAKELHFKNRYWHDSCFRCFKCYTSLVNEPFMLKENNKVWCSNCGAAEGANKCKGCFKAIIAGDQNVEYKKSHWHKECFTCSQCKQVIGTGSFFPKGDEIFCVSCHEDKFAKLCFKCKKAITSGGLTYQEQPWHSECFICTGCSKQIGGKRFTAVEDQFYCVDCYKSFVAKKCVGCKSPITGFGRGSTVVSHEGQSWHDYCFKCTKCSRPLANRRFVYHNEQIYCADCPHRL
- the FHL1 gene encoding four and a half LIM domains protein 1 isoform X1 translates to MAYHRHSGPSSYTVGTMSERFDCHYCRDALHGKKYVQKEGRHCCVKCFEKFCANTCIECKKPIGADAKELHFKNRYWHDSCFRCFKCYTSLVNEPFMLKENNKVWCSNCGAAEGANKCKGCFKAIIAGDQNVEYKKSHWHKECFTCSQCKQVIGTGSFFPKGDEIFCVSCHEDKFAKLCFKCKKAITSGGLTYQEQPWHSECFICTGCSKQIGGKRFTAVEDQFYCVDCYKSFVAKKCVGCKSPITGFGRGSTVVSHEGQSWHDYCFKCTKCSRPLANRRFVYHNEQIYCADCPHRL